The following coding sequences are from one Mesorhizobium onobrychidis window:
- a CDS encoding PAC2 family protein, producing the protein MEAPETIQNAWAGLKLVRTAIEQTCPAGVLPSEEAVLLLYGPEPVHEGEALAKAIIETVERLNR; encoded by the coding sequence GTGGAAGCGCCAGAGACGATCCAAAACGCCTGGGCCGGCCTTAAGCTGGTTCGCACGGCTATTGAACAGACCTGCCCGGCTGGTGTGCTGCCGAGCGAAGAAGCTGTCTTGCTGCTCTACGGTCCCGAGCCGGTCCATGAGGGCGAAGCGCTTGCCAAAGCCATTATCGAAACGGTGGAAAGGCTGAACCGATAA
- a CDS encoding alpha/beta hydrolase family protein, with protein sequence MPFALRELARMNGEGRLAGRLDLTRIGMAGHSYGGVSTMVAAGQRMGPGGQWFFKEPRIRAGLVMSPNIPIQGGELVALYRDIRIPLFHITGTRDGNAVPGNKEFDPIQRTLPYEALTIPHQYLLVLDCADHNSFSGLKYGPHAHGPEDETRYTRVVQDGAVLFFDAYLNEKMASLAALRHKFQSSLEPTDRFEWK encoded by the coding sequence GTGCCCTTTGCCCTGCGCGAGCTTGCGCGCATGAACGGCGAGGGGCGGCTCGCCGGCCGCCTGGATTTGACACGCATCGGAATGGCCGGACACTCTTATGGAGGCGTCTCGACGATGGTTGCCGCAGGGCAGAGAATGGGTCCGGGCGGGCAGTGGTTTTTCAAGGAGCCGAGAATTCGCGCTGGCTTGGTCATGAGCCCGAACATACCCATCCAAGGCGGCGAGTTGGTCGCCCTTTACCGCGATATCAGAATCCCGCTGTTTCACATCACGGGCACGAGAGATGGCAATGCGGTGCCCGGCAACAAGGAATTCGATCCGATACAACGGACCCTTCCTTACGAAGCGCTGACCATCCCTCATCAATATCTGCTCGTTCTCGACTGTGCTGACCACAATTCGTTTTCCGGCTTGAAGTACGGACCACACGCCCACGGCCCCGAGGACGAGACCCGTTACACTCGCGTTGTACAAGACGGAGCAGTGCTGTTCTTCGATGCCTACCTGAATGAGAAAATGGCGTCTCTGGCGGCCCTTCGCCATAAGTTTCAATCCAGCCTTGAGCCGACCGATAGGTTTGAATGGAAATAG
- a CDS encoding IS481 family transposase, whose product MGQVLHRRATTTEAVRRAIQHSQESLRALAKRYGIDQKTVRKWRNRISTADLPTGPKKPRSTVLSLEEEAVIVAFRKHTLLALDDCLYALQPSIPHLTRSSLHRCLQRHGISRLPQVDADKPARKKFNAYPLGYFHIDLAEVQTAEGKLRLFLAIDRTSKFAYAELHPTAGKMAVAQFLRNLIATVPYAIHTILTDNGIQFANRTCDRHALQHIFDGICDEHGIEHRLTKINHPWTNGQVERMNRTIKDATVKRFHYDDHEQLRRHLADFILAYNFARRLKTLKGLTPHEFICKIWAKEPERFRLDPTHQMPGLNT is encoded by the coding sequence ATGGGACAGGTTCTACACCGCCGCGCCACGACGACAGAGGCAGTCCGTCGAGCGATACAGCATAGTCAAGAGAGCCTGAGAGCGCTGGCCAAGCGCTACGGCATCGATCAGAAGACAGTTAGAAAGTGGAGGAACCGGATCTCGACCGCCGATCTTCCCACCGGCCCGAAGAAACCAAGATCGACAGTGCTGTCGCTCGAAGAGGAAGCGGTGATCGTCGCCTTTCGCAAGCACACGTTGCTGGCGCTGGATGATTGTCTCTATGCCCTACAGCCCTCGATCCCGCATCTGACGCGCTCGTCGTTGCATCGCTGCCTTCAGCGCCATGGCATTTCGCGGCTGCCGCAGGTGGACGCCGACAAGCCGGCCAGGAAGAAGTTCAACGCCTATCCGCTCGGCTATTTCCATATCGACCTCGCCGAGGTGCAGACCGCCGAGGGCAAGCTGCGCCTTTTCTTGGCCATCGATCGGACGTCGAAATTCGCCTATGCGGAATTGCACCCGACGGCGGGCAAGATGGCGGTGGCCCAATTCCTTCGCAACCTGATCGCGACCGTGCCCTATGCCATCCATACCATTCTGACCGACAACGGCATTCAGTTCGCCAACCGGACCTGCGACCGGCATGCCCTTCAGCACATCTTCGACGGCATCTGCGACGAACATGGCATCGAGCACCGGCTCACAAAGATCAACCATCCCTGGACGAACGGCCAGGTCGAGCGGATGAATCGGACCATCAAGGACGCCACCGTCAAGCGCTTCCACTATGACGATCACGAGCAACTGCGTCGGCATCTCGCCGACTTCATCTTAGCTTACAATTTCGCGCGCCGGCTTAAGACCCTCAAGGGCCTCACGCCCCACGAATTCATCTGCAAAATCTGGGCAAAAGAGCCCGAACGGTTCCGACTCGATCCCACCCATCAAATGCCGGGACTAAACACATAG
- a CDS encoding class I SAM-dependent methyltransferase, producing MNLIERLARKLSQDRRAMALMEKLAGQLSKTKRFKLATEQLISQERPGSSARFIPLARHHNVLFVCPSQSKNAAPVPPQHLWEGYAQTELDYLKCGQDDVAQMLCILNEVGQPPIPLTRVLDLGCASGRMLRFLPRDETSEHWGLDINAEHIAWCQEHLNPPMLFATNTTAPHLPFEDSTFDLVYCGSVFTHISELAEAWLLEVRRVLRQDGYAYITIHTRQTIDLLRTKYRDDPLFSDLLAELNSNFAENNPDGVEWSVFTFGADPNSQVFYDVPSLERRWGRIIPVVAVKEQAHDHQAAVVMRK from the coding sequence ATGAACCTCATTGAACGACTAGCTCGTAAACTAAGTCAGGATCGTCGCGCAATGGCGCTGATGGAAAAGCTAGCTGGGCAGTTAAGTAAAACCAAGCGTTTCAAGCTCGCGACCGAGCAACTCATCAGCCAAGAACGTCCCGGCAGCTCGGCCCGATTCATCCCCTTAGCCAGACACCATAACGTCTTGTTTGTTTGTCCCTCCCAGTCAAAGAATGCCGCGCCGGTTCCACCTCAACATCTGTGGGAAGGATACGCCCAGACTGAATTAGACTATTTGAAATGCGGACAAGATGACGTGGCACAAATGCTTTGCATCCTCAATGAAGTCGGGCAACCGCCTATTCCGTTGACACGCGTGCTCGATCTCGGATGCGCCAGTGGCCGCATGCTGCGATTTCTTCCGCGAGACGAGACATCAGAGCATTGGGGCCTCGACATTAATGCCGAGCATATCGCCTGGTGCCAGGAACACCTTAATCCGCCGATGCTCTTCGCAACCAACACCACAGCACCGCATCTTCCATTTGAAGACAGCACCTTCGACTTGGTTTACTGCGGATCGGTTTTCACGCATATATCCGAATTGGCTGAGGCGTGGCTCCTCGAAGTTCGGCGCGTTCTCCGTCAGGACGGTTACGCATATATCACCATTCATACTCGGCAGACGATTGATCTTCTGCGAACGAAGTATCGCGATGATCCACTTTTCTCTGACCTACTTGCAGAACTGAACTCCAACTTCGCCGAAAATAATCCTGATGGAGTCGAGTGGTCGGTGTTTACCTTCGGCGCTGACCCGAACTCTCAGGTGTTTTATGACGTCCCTTCCTTGGAGCGGCGGTGGGGCCGGATCATACCAGTTGTCGCTGTGAAGGAGCAGGCGCACGATCATCAGGCCGCAGTGGTTATGCGAAAATGA